From a single Molothrus aeneus isolate 106 unplaced genomic scaffold, BPBGC_Maene_1.0 scaffold_70, whole genome shotgun sequence genomic region:
- the SCAF1 gene encoding LOW QUALITY PROTEIN: splicing factor, arginine/serine-rich 19 (The sequence of the model RefSeq protein was modified relative to this genomic sequence to represent the inferred CDS: inserted 1 base in 1 codon; deleted 2 bases in 2 codons) yields the protein MEEEEKPPRGGEDPAGPGEDGGGGPGGAPPEPEGSLRPSQGLLKALQRLVSGAFTWGQEPPLKPPRQRWCWGPRPEGGPVWEPMGGPGGALEQLQLSSGEGSPEDEELELVAEVRVADLGGLAAASGLLRRERPWRAPKAGHLPGSSSRRWRVPGGPPSPPGPPAGTPPAPPLPHRTRRAPPPTPGRPRRPRGPRAAAPGGGAPGGPQQQQQQQQRPPQPPPASRDEPGRTHPPEKADSSSSSSSSSSSSSSRSSSSSASSSSGPPGPVSARPRSPSLDIYDPFHPTDEENPGLGGGGAGGGGGGGGAPPDFGYGSGAASSSSPGKEAEGRQDQKYDPFDPTGSNPSSSRSSPSPEEEEEEEEEEEEEEEEEEEEEEEEEEEEEEEAPALLPDVSHSISRISETLAGIYDDNSLSQDFEKDPEPPKTPPNPPGADSTLPEEEEEEEDEDEEEEEEEEREEGSEMRRAVAEPRRRVFVVDLGGKGRAESEAHPKFDGKLSLEVVTPGNPKAPQNPAAPPPQPRGATPKPSRHRGRREWGTPGDSEIEEGEIVQPEEERFSPLRIFRGGGGGGGGGGGTTGTGAGAARGRAPEPRAPRLPEGGDDFLSLHADSDEEADFGAESQPDPRWKSGGGGGNGGGNGSDLRRKISASVASARRRRRARRRPRPGKNPNGPGNAAAPGAPGSAPKKLRSRRRKSKERHRRRGSRSRSRRRSWSRRSRSREKRRRRRSGSSGRSRHKEKHRGEKKKKKQRSRSRERRGSRRDGGDGKAAEKGEASRRRVVPPSVQELNDXDLFAIKRTITVNRRAATPEPKRKPRARPAAEGGKKEKERKRSRPEERPPGREKYKKKFKDYAEPRRGGEREKQREATGEKQQERKNGRRAQGRGGNGGAESARGGAEEGEASVQGVGVDPRGRQLHHDHQRRRRRRRWRGRNRVKFARDAESRAAFLKAEEKTEKGTPKNDGGQARDGGVKPRKAKPPKIKGGVKKVKVKAKGEARKKRKTKVKSGGGALKKSKADSQSAATPPLRLPPKPDPAWSGSEKSAGGTPKPPSPPSPAAAVTPKSAPAAAAAPAERELTPDSQTVDSSCKTPDVSFLPRRARGRRPRAGRAGAGGRGPSRRGPRGRQPQRGQGGAGQGRGGGTGSGGTGSGGAGDGRGMEPAGRRGLRHQRRAGTYVTLWGGPTVTALLFKMEEANLASRAKAQELIQATNQILSHSKAAPPPLGPPRPPPGPPGTPPGAPPVPAAPGGGGAAPAPPTPTLPGLGGPGGDRRDSEGRGDSDKYLKKLHTQERAVEEVKLAIKPFYQRKDITKDEYKDILRKAVHKICHSRSGEINPVKVNNLVCAYVQRYKYFRNGAGRGAPGPAPTTPPPPEPPRPPKRARSQPPPRPAPPPAS from the exons atggaggaggaggagaagccccCCCGGGGGGGGGAGGacccggcggggccgggcgaggatgggggggggggaccCGGGGGAGCCCCCCCAGAACCTGAGGGGTCCCTGCGGCCCAGCCAGGGGCTACTG AAGGCCCTGCAGCGCCTGGTGAGCGGCGCCTTCACCTGGGGACAAG agccccccctgAAGCCCCCACGGCAGCGCTGGTGTTGGGGACCCCGGCCCGAGGGCGGCCCG GTTTGGGAGCCCatggggggcccggggggggccctggagcagctgcagctcagcag cGGCGAGGGCTCCCCCGAGGACGAGGAGCTGGAGTTGGTGGCCGAGGTTCGCGTGGCCGACCTGGGGGGGCTGGCGGCCGCCTCGGGGCTCCTGCGCAGGGAACGGCCCTGGAGGGCCCCCAAAGCAG gtCACCTCCCCGGCTCCTCCTCCCGTCGCTGGCGCGTCCCTGGGGGTCCCCCAtcccccccaggcccccccgccgggaccccccccgctcctcccctcccccaccgGACCCGCCgagcccctccccccaccccgggccggccccgccgcccccgagGACCCCGAGCGGCCGCTCCCGGGGGGGGGGCGCCGGGGGgaccccaacagcagcagcagcagcagcagcgccccccccagcccccccccgCCAGCCGGGACGAGCCCGGCCGCACCCACCCGCCAGAAAAAGCCgactcttcctcctcttcctcctcctcctcctcttcttcctcctcccgcTCTTCCTCCTCGTCCGCCTCCTCTTCCTcgggcccccccggccccgtctcggcccggccccgctctcCTTCCCTGGATATTTATGATCCTTTCCACCCCACCGACGAGGAGAACCCGGGTTTGGGGGGCGGCGgcgcaggaggaggaggaggaggaggaggagccccccCGGATTTTGGTTACGGCAGCGGCGCCGCCTCCTCTTCCTCGCCCGGCAAAGAGGCCGAAGGCCGGCAGGACCAGAAGTACGACCCCTTCGACCCCACGGGCTCCAACCCCAGCTCGTcccgcagcagccccagccccgaggaggaggaggaggaagaggaggaggaggaagaggaagaagaggaggaggaggaggaggaagaggaggaggaggaggaggaggaggaagaggcgccggcgctgctgccggaCGTTTCCCACAGCATCAGCCGCATCTCGGAGACCTTGGCGGGCATCTACGATGACAACAGCCTGAGCCAGGACTTCGAGAAAGATCCGGAACCCCCAAAGACTCCTCCAAACCCTCCCGGCGCCGACTCCACCCTgcccgaggaggaggaggaggaggaggatgaagacgaggaggaggaggaggaggaggagcgcgAGGAAGGCTCCGAAATGAGGCGCGCCGTGGCCGAACCGCGCCGCCGCGTCTTCGTGGTGGATCTGGGCGGCAAAGGCCGCGCCGAGAGCGAGGCTCACCCCAAATTCGACGGCAAACTCTCCTTGGAGGTGGTGACCCCCGGCAACCCCAAAGCGCCCCAAAATCCGGCGGCGCCGCCCCCGCAACCCCGCGGcgccaccccaaaaccctcccgGCACCGCGGGCGCCGCGAGTGGGGCACGCCGGGCGACTCGGAGATCGAGGAGGGAGAAATCGTGCAGCCGGAGGAGGAGAGGTTCAGCCCCTTGAGGATTTTccgtggcggcggcggcggcggcggcggcggcggcggcaccaCCGGGACCGGCGCCGGCGCCGCCCGAGGCCGCGCGCCGGAGCCGCGAGCGCCGCGTCTGCCCGAGGGCGGCGATGATTTCCTGTCTCTCCACGCCGACTCCGACGAAGAAGCCGATTTTGGCGCCGAGTCCCAGCCGGATCCGCGTTGGAaaagcggcggcggcggcggcaacGGCGGCGGGAACGGCTCCGATTTGAGGAGGAAAAT CTCAGCCAGCGTCGCCTCCGCGCGCCGCCGTCGCCGCGCTCGCCGTCGGCCACGtccaggaaaaaatccaaacgGTCCCGGGAACGCGGCGGCTCCGGGAGCGCCTGGGTCAGCGCCAAAAAAGCTCCGGAGCCGGCGCCGGAAATCCAAAGAGCGGCACCGGCGGCGCGGGTCCAGGTCGCGCTCGCGCCGGCGCTCGTGGTCGCGGCGCTCGAGGTCCAGG GAGAAACGGCGCCGGCGTCGCTCGGGCAGCTCCGGGCGCTCCCGGCACAAAGAGAAACAccgtggggagaagaagaagaaaaagcagcgcTCGAGGTCCCGGGAGCGCCGCGGGTCCCGCAGGGACGGCGGCGACGGGAAGGCGGCCGAGAAGGGCGAGGCGTCGCGGCGGCGCGTGGTGCCGCCGTCGGTGCAGGAGCTGAACG TCGATCTTTTTGCCATCAAAAGAACCATCACGGTGAACCGGCGCGCGGCCACGCCGGAGCCCAAAC GAAAACCGAGGGCGAGGCCGGCGGCGGAAGGcgggaagaaggagaaggagaggaaacGGAGCCGCCCCGAGGAGAGGCCGCCGGGGAGGGAGAAATACAAGAAGAAATTTAAAGATTACGCCGAGCCCCGCCGCGGCGGAGAGCgggaaaagcaaagagaagcaacgggagaaaagcagcaggaaaggaaaaacgGGAGGCGGGCACAAGGAAGGGGCGGAAACGGCGGCGCCGAAAGCGCCCGCGGCGGTGCCGAGGAAGGTGAAGCTTCAGTCCAAGGTGTCGGTGTTGATCCGCGAGGGCGTCAGCTCCACCACGACCACCAAAgacggaggcggcggcggcggtggcggggCCGGAATCGGGTGAAATTCGCCCGCGACGCCGAGAGCCGCGCGGCGTTCCTGAAAGCCGAGGAGAAAACGGAAAAAGGGACCCCCAAAAACGACGGGGGGCAAGCCCGAGACGGGGGCGTGAAACCCCGCAAGGcgaaaccccccaaaatcaagGGAGGGGTGAAGAAAGTCAAAGTCAAAGCCAAGGGCGAGgcgaggaagaagaggaagaccAAGGTGaagagcggcggcggcgcttTGAAGAAATCCAAAGCCGACAGCCAGAGCGCCGCCACCCCCCCTCTCCGTTTGCCCCCCAAACCCGACCCCGCCTGGTCGGGCTCTGAAAAATCCGCCGGGGGGACCCCGAAACCTCCCAGCCCCCCGTCCCCGGCCGCGGCCGTCACCCCGAAATCCGCCCCggccgccgcggccgccccggccGAGCGCGAGCTGACGCCGGACTCGCAGACCGTggacagcagctgcaagacCCCGGACGTGTCCTTCCTCCCGAGGAGGGCGCGGGGGCGCCGCCCCAGGGCGGGGCGCGCAGGGGCCGGGGGCCGGGGACCCTCCCGGAGGGGACCCCGAGGCCGACAGCCGCAGCGAGGCCAAGGaggagccgggcagggccgcggcggcggcaccgggagcggcggcaccgggagcggcggcgccggCGACGGCCGGGGCATGGAGCCTGCAGGGCGGCGTGGACTGCGCCACCAGCGGCGTGCTGGCACGTACGTCACGCTTTGGGGGGGCCCCacgg TGACGGCGCTGCTGTTCAAGATGGAGGAGGCCAacctggccagcagggccaaggcccaggagctgatccaggccaccaaccag ATCCTGAGCCACAGCAaggccgcccctccccccctgggcccccccaggccccccccggggccccccgggacccccccaggtgccccccccGTACCTGCTGCCCCTGGCGGGGGAGGGGCAGCCCCCGCGCCCCCAACCCCCACCCTGCCCGGCctgggggggcccgggggggacaggagggacagcgagggcagaggggacagtgacaag TACCTGAAGAAGCTGCACACGCAGGAGCGCGCGGTGGAGGAGGTCAAGCTGGCCATCAAACCCTTCTACCAACGCAAGGACATCACCAAGGACGAGTACAAGGACATCCTGCGCAAGGCCGTGCACAAG ATCTGCCACAGCCGCAGCGGGGAGATCAACCCGGTCAAGGTGAACAACCTGGTGTGCGCCTACGTGCAGCGCTACAAATACTTCCGAAACGGcgccgggcggggggcgccgggcccggccccgacaaccccaccccccccagaacccccccgccccccaaaAAGAGCTCGGAGCCAACCCCCCCCCcgccctgcccctccccccgcT TCCTGA